A window from Canis lupus baileyi chromosome 4, mCanLup2.hap1, whole genome shotgun sequence encodes these proteins:
- the LOC140631807 gene encoding ferroptosis suppressor protein 1-like, whose translation MGSQVSVDMGAVRVVIVGGGFGGIAAANQLQTLNIPFMLVDMKDSFHHNVAALRASVESGFAKKTFISYSVTFKENFRQGLVVEIDVQNQMVLLEDGEALPFSHLILATGSTGLFPGKFNQVSSRELAIQAYEDMVKQVQRSQSVVVVGGGSAGVEMAAEVKTEFPEKEVTLIHSQVALADKELLPCVRQEAKEILFQKGVQLLLSERVSNLEDLPLNEYRERIQVHTDKGTEVATNLVIVCNGIKVNSSAYHSAFDGHLASNGALRVNEYLQVEGYSHIYAIGDCADVKEPKMAYHAGLHASVAVANIVNSRKQRPLKAYKPGALTFLLAMGRNDGVGQISGFYVGRLMVRLAKSRDLFVSSSWKTMRQSPP comes from the coding sequence AACCAGCTGCAGACTCTGAACATCCCCTTCATGCTGGTGGACATGAAGGACTCCTTTCACCACAACGTGGCAGCCCTCCGGGCCTCCGTGGAAAGTGGCTTTGCAAAAAAGACATTCATTTCCTACTCGGTGACCTTTAAGGAGAACTTCCGGCAGGGGCTAGTCGTAGAGATCGACGTGCAGAATCAGATGGTGCTGCTGGAGGATGGTGAGGCCCTGCCCTTCTCCCATCTTATCCTGGCCACCGGCAGCACCGGGCTCTTCCCGGGCAAGTTTAACCAGGTTTCCAGCCGGGAGCTGGCTATCCAGGCCTACGAGGACATGGTGAAGCAGGTCCAGCGCTCACagtcggtggtggtggtgggaggcgGCTCTGCCGGCGTGGAGATGGCAGCGGAGGTTAAGACCGAATTCCCCGAGAAAGAGGTCACTCTCATCCACTCCCAAGTGGCCCTTGCTGACAAAGAGCTCCTGCCCTGTGTCCGGCAGGAAGCGAAGGAGATCCTGTTCCAGAAAGGCGTGCAGCTGCTGCTGAGTGAGCGGGTGAGCAACCTGGAGGACCTGCCTCTTAACGAGTATCGAGAGCGCATCCAAGTGCACACAGACAAAGGCACGGAGGTGGCCACCAACTTGGTGATCGTCTGCAACGGCATTAAAGTCAACAGCTCTGCCTACCACAGTGCATTTGATGGTCACCTGGCCAGCAATGGCGCTCTGAGAGTGAACGAGTACCTCCAGGTGGAGGGCTACAGTCACATCTATGCCATTGGCGACTGTGCGGACGTGAAGGAGCCCAAGATGGCCTATCACGCTGGCCTCCATGCCAGCGTCGCCGTGGCCAACATTGTCAACTCCAGGAAACAGAGGCCCCTCAAGGCCTATAAGCCAGGTGCGCTGACGTTCCTCCTGGCCATGGGGAGAAATGACGGCGTGGGCCAGATCAGTGGCTTCTATGTGGGGCGGCTCATGGTGCGGCTGGCCAAGAGCCGAGACCTGTTTGTCTCCTCCAGCTGGAAGACCATGCGACAGTCTCCACCTTGA